The segment TCCCACTTTGGCTGAGTAAGTCCAGGGCCCTATGGGGCATTCAGAAGAGCTGTCCAGAGCCCAGAGGCAGTACAGTGCAATGGTGACAAATCTGGGCTCTGGGGACAGACTCAACACATTCAGGTCCTGGctccacttaccagctgtgtgaccttagtcaagtgacttcacctctctgagccccagtgttCTCATCTGCATGACAGGGGTGATAGCAAATATCTACCTCACAGGATCCTTGGGAAGGTTATACGAGTTAATACTTGAGAGTCCTGAGcacccagtaggtgctcagtaaatagcagttgttgctattttaatattaataattcagGTCATGATCAGTCAGTTTCAGTGGTAACAAGGGCCCAGAGGGCCCAGCCTGACAGAAAATAagagtcctgggacttccctggccgtccagtggttaagactccaagcttccactgcatggagtgtgggttcgatccctggtcagggaactaagatcccacatgctgtgtggcacagccataaaacaaacaaacaaacaaacaaaagaacaggaGGGTCCCCTGGGGGAGCTGCTCAGAGCTGGCCTCCTCTCCTGCCTTTGCCCAGGGGATTCTTGGGAGCAGTGATGGTGTAATTCAGGGCCAGCAGCAGAGGTCTCAGAGCGTAGAGCAGACGGCAAAGACGGACCGGAGGCTCAGGGGCCGGAACAAGAAAGAGCAAGGCTCCGCTGAGGCTGAGGAGTAAGCAGCTGTGGAGGGGCCGGGGGGGGTACTGGGTGCCAGGCCCCACTGGGGGCCAGCGCACAaaccctgacccctgacccctgctctctccctcctcagcctggtcccctctcctcctcggaaaccctccttccccttccagtGGGCCTGGGAGAGCTTCACCACAGATGGCCGGGCTCCGCTTCAGCCAGGCTCTGCCTCGGCCCCTGGCCACCAAGCCCTGCCCTTGCCCCCAGCAGCCCATCGGCACAAGTCCAGGCACAAGTCCACAGCCAACTTCCCGGAGGCCCATGGCTTCTGCTGGAAGACAGAGGCGCCAGATCTGGAGAGGAGACAGCAGCTCAGGGCCTGTAGCTGCATCCCCATGCCTCCCGGCCAAGGGGGGAGCCAAGAGCCAGAGCTGCCTGGGAAGAGCTCAGCATCGGGGTCGGAGGCCGAGGAGGCCGAGCCGGAAGGCCCGGGCGCCGAGGAGGCCGAGAGGGCTCTGAGCCCTGGGGAACCGCCCCAGCTCCCCAGAAGGGGGTCGATCGTGGAGGAGGAGCCATTTGCAGAGGCCACAGACGAGGCCGAGGAGGGGGAACACAGGGTCCCCCAGAGAAGGAGGGCTAGTTCTCGAAGAAAGGGGCGGAATTCTGGTGAGGAGGCCTGGGACGAGAGTGAACTGCGGAGCCAGGGGAGCGGCTCTGGCTCCAACAACCTCCAAGGACCACAGAGGAGGAGGCCAAGGGCCAGGGAGCTGGAGGGGCCGTGGAACCTGGAGAAGCTGCAGCAGGAGTTGGACTGTGGTGAGCATGAGGCTCAAGGCCCGGGTTCCCCCACGGAGCCGCGCAGCGCGGAGAGGGGCTGGAGCCAGCCgccgggctgggctgggctgggctgcgcTCCAGGTGCAGGGACGGATTGCCCAAGGGGCCAGGAGAGGCGGCAGTGCCTGATTTGTCCCTCTGTGGACAGGTCCCGAAAAGCTGCCCTGGAAGCCATCGCGGGCTGCTGTTCAGGCCTCCAGCTGGAGCAGGAAGGCCCATGCCTTGGGAGCTGATGAGACTTTCCTGTTTGCAAACTTCCCTAACCGCACCTTCCTCAAACGACAGGAGGCCACCAGGTGAGGTGGAGGTGACGAAGGGTGGGAGCGAAGCACAGGGACCAGAGAGGAGCTAGTTCTTCAGAAGACAGTCATTCATCCTCTCATTCATTCctccatttatccattcaccagtctttttttttttttttttttttgcggtgcgcgggcctctcactgttgtggcctctcccgttgcggagctcaggctccggacgcgcaggcccagtggccacggctcacgggcccagccgctccgcggcatgtgggatcttcccggaccggggcacagacctgcgtcccctgcatcggcaggcggactctcaaccactgcgccaccagggaagccccaccagtctTTCTGATCATCCAATCATCTGTCCACCCATccaccatccaccatccatccatccatccatccaccatccatgcATACATCTGTCTGCTTGGCCGACTGTTTATTGACACTAAGCCAGTTTTCATTCACTTCCCATCTTCtatccattcattaatttattagcTAAGTGATTAATGCAACATGTATCAGGTATCTGCTCATGGGTCCTCAGGATGGAAAGGTAAAAAGACTTAGTTTCAGCCCTAAGAAGCTCAAGGTCGGCTGGAAAAGGAGACAGGTGGGCAAAACAGCGACAATGGCAGAAGAGTTAGATCATTACTATACTTAGGGCTTGAACGACAGACACTTGGGAGCAGCGGGCAAGACAGATGGGGGCTGCTGACAGTGTCCAGGTGAGGGTTGATGACGCCTTGGACCAGATGGCCATGTGAGTAAAGAGACGGggatttatttaaaagatatttggaGGCTGGCTCAGTGGGCCTCGGTGACAAGTTAGAAGTGGTAGGTGAGAATCCATTCAGCATCCTGATAGCACCCTTCAAGTCTTATCCTGTTAGCCTTCCTTGAGATCTTTCCATGCTTCCCAGTGCCCTTAGGACAAAGCCCAGATTCCTCGGTGAGGTGTTGGGCTGTCTGTCCATCCCTTTGTACAGATTGAAGTGccggctcttttttaaaaaatttattttatttatttattatttttttggctgcattgggtcttagttgtggcatgtgggatcttttgttgtggtgcatggactgctctctagttgtggtgtgcgggttttctctctctagttgtggcgtgctggttccagagtgcgtgggctctgcagtttgtggcacacaggctctctagttgaggcacctgggctcagtagttgtggcacgcgggcttagttgccccgcagcatatgggatcttagttccccacccaggaatctaacccgcgtcccctgcattggaaggcagattctttatcactggaccaccagggaagtcctggtgccAGATCTTTTGGATCACAGCCCCCGTCTGGCACCCTAAAaggacctggcacatagttggtgctcaataaaaatgtgCTGAGTGTATGTCTGCATCTACCCCTCTATTTGTCTATCTGTCCATCTTTCTATCTGACCATGATTCAGTTGTGCATGAACTCATCAATACTGAGTTTCTGTCTGtgttaggcactgtgctaggtgctggggatacactGGTGGTGAAGAGGACAAAGAATCCTGTTCTCATGAGACTCACATTCTACTTGGGAAGGAGGATAACtgataaag is part of the Kogia breviceps isolate mKogBre1 chromosome 7, mKogBre1 haplotype 1, whole genome shotgun sequence genome and harbors:
- the TSGA10IP gene encoding testis-specific protein 10-interacting protein isoform X2; this translates as MPQWLGGCGRDSELRNLEFFLSALVCLLPCSWTWYPTSWPFLSCQGLGGWPGPHRGDQGKTHHSSLQGRPHVCSSFSQASPKLSSLVPSPPRKPSFPFQWAWESFTTDGRAPLQPGSASAPGHQALPLPPAAHRHKSRHKSTANFPEAHGFCWKTEAPDLERRQQLRACSCIPMPPGQGGSQEPELPGKSSASGSEAEEAEPEGPGAEEAERALSPGEPPQLPRRGSIVEEEPFAEATDEAEEGEHRVPQRRRASSRRKGRNSGEEAWDESELRSQGSGSGSNNLQGPQRRRPRARELEGPWNLEKLQQELDCGPEKLPWKPSRAAVQASSWSRKAHALGADETFLFANFPNRTFLKRQEATRNQLQAREWRQQAERQQAELRRARERRVQQQVAHCLAAYAPRGSRGPGAAQHKLQELRCQERQRFAEYQAELKGIQHRVQARPYLFQQAMQANARLTVTRRFSQVLSALGLDEEQLLAEAGKGATEGTPRKPRSHRSVGVRMEHSSQSPAKKEPTGSQPDKHSAPSPDRESSP
- the TSGA10IP gene encoding testis-specific protein 10-interacting protein isoform X5, encoding MGQDTNMLNAHQQLARTASGRPGQDTPQQPPGTATRLLELLSSVPQAEQGILGSSDGVIQGQQQRSQSVEQTAKTDRRLRGRNKKEQGSAEAEDLVPSPPRKPSFPFQWAWESFTTDGRAPLQPGSASAPGHQALPLPPAAHRHKSRHKSTANFPEAHGFCWKTEAPDLERRQQLRACSCIPMPPGQGGSQEPELPGKSSASGSEAEEAEPEGPGAEEAERALSPGEPPQLPRRGSIVEEEPFAEATDEAEEGEHRVPQRRRASSRRKGRNSGEEAWDESELRSQGSGSGSNNLQGPQRRRPRARELEGPWNLEKLQQELDCGPEKLPWKPSRAAVQASSWSRKAHALGADETFLFANFPNRTFLKRQEATRNQLQAREWRQQAERQQAELRRARERRVQQQVAHCLAAYAPRGSRGPGAAQHKLQELRCQERQRFAEYQAELKGIQHRVQARPYLFQQAMQQPR
- the TSGA10IP gene encoding testis-specific protein 10-interacting protein isoform X4; translation: MGQDTNMLNAHQQLARTASGRPGQDTPQQPPGTATRLLELLSSVPQAEQGILGSSDGVIQGQQQRSQSVEQTAKTDRRLRGRNKKEQGSAEAEDLVPSPPRKPSFPFQWAWESFTTDGRAPLQPGSASAPGHQALPLPPAAHRHKSRHKSTANFPEAHGFCWKTEAPDLERRQQLRACSCIPMPPGQGGSQEPELPGKSSASGSEAEEAEPEGPGAEEAERALSPGEPPQLPRRGSIVEEEPFAEATDEAEEGEHRVPQRRRASSRRKGRNSGEEAWDESELRSQGSGSGSNNLQGPQRRRPRARELEGPWNLEKLQQELDCGPEKLPWKPSRAAVQASSWSRKAHALGADETFLFANFPNRTFLKRQEATRNQLQAREWRQQAERQQAELRRARERRVQQQVAHCLAAYAPRGSRGPGAAQHKLQELRAPRHGLPFNSNRNSIKNQARKMYTTSQARQRLNVQAHASPTPHSL
- the TSGA10IP gene encoding testis-specific protein 10-interacting protein isoform X6; the protein is MGQDTNMLNAHQQLARTASGRPGQDTPQQPPGTATRLLELLSSVPQAEQGILGSSDGVIQGQQQRSQSVEQTAKTDRRLRGRNKKEQGSAEAEDLVPSPPRKPSFPFQWAWESFTTDGRAPLQPGSASAPGHQALPLPPAAHRHKSRHKSTANFPEAHGFCWKTEAPDLERRQQLRACSCIPMPPGQGGSQEPELPGKSSASGSEAEEAEPEGPGAEEAERALSPGEPPQLPRRGSIVEEEPFAEATDEAEEGEHRVPQRRRASSRRKGRNSGEEAWDESELRSQGSGSGSNNLQGPQRRRPRARELEGPWNLEKLQQELDCGPEKLPWKPSRAAVQASSWSRKAHALGADETFLFANFPNRTFLKRQEATRNQLQAREWRQQAERQQAELRRARERRVQQQVAHCLAAYAPRGSRGPGAAQHKLQELRCQERQRFAEYQAELKGIQHRVQARPYLFQQAMQPR
- the TSGA10IP gene encoding testis-specific protein 10-interacting protein isoform X3 is translated as MGQDTNMLNAHQQLARTASGRPGQDTPQQPPGTATRLLELLSSVPQAEQGILGSSDGVIQGQQQRSQSVEQTAKTDRRLRGRNKKEQGSAEAEDLVPSPPRKPSFPFQWAWESFTTDGRAPLQPGSASAPGHQALPLPPAAHRHKSRHKSTANFPEAHGFCWKTEAPDLERRQQLRACSCIPMPPGQGGSQEPELPGKSSASGSEAEEAEPEGPGAEEAERALSPGEPPQLPRRGSIVEEEPFAEATDEAEEGEHRVPQRRRASSRRKGRNSGEEAWDESELRSQGSGSGSNNLQGPQRRRPRARELEGPWNLEKLQQELDCGPEKLPWKPSRAAVQASSWSRKAHALGADETFLFANFPNRTFLKRQEATRNQLQAREWRQQAERQQAELRRARERRVQQQVAHCLAAYAPRGSRGPGAAQHKLQELRCQERQRFAEYQAELKGIQHRVQARPYLFQQAMQANARLTVTRRFSQVLSALGLDEEQLLAEAGKGATEGTPRKPRQGRTAP
- the TSGA10IP gene encoding testis-specific protein 10-interacting protein isoform X1 — encoded protein: MGQDTNMLNAHQQLARTASGRPGQDTPQQPPGTATRLLELLSSVPQAEQGILGSSDGVIQGQQQRSQSVEQTAKTDRRLRGRNKKEQGSAEAEDLVPSPPRKPSFPFQWAWESFTTDGRAPLQPGSASAPGHQALPLPPAAHRHKSRHKSTANFPEAHGFCWKTEAPDLERRQQLRACSCIPMPPGQGGSQEPELPGKSSASGSEAEEAEPEGPGAEEAERALSPGEPPQLPRRGSIVEEEPFAEATDEAEEGEHRVPQRRRASSRRKGRNSGEEAWDESELRSQGSGSGSNNLQGPQRRRPRARELEGPWNLEKLQQELDCGPEKLPWKPSRAAVQASSWSRKAHALGADETFLFANFPNRTFLKRQEATRNQLQAREWRQQAERQQAELRRARERRVQQQVAHCLAAYAPRGSRGPGAAQHKLQELRCQERQRFAEYQAELKGIQHRVQARPYLFQQAMQANARLTVTRRFSQVLSALGLDEEQLLAEAGKGATEGTPRKPRSHRSVGVRMEHSSQSPAKKEPTGSQPDKHSAPSPDRESSP
- the TSGA10IP gene encoding testis-specific protein 10-interacting protein isoform X7 — translated: MGQDTNMLNAHQQLARTASGRPGQDTPQQPPGTATRLLELLSSVPQAEQGILGSSDGVIQGQQQRSQSVEQTAKTDRRLRGRNKKEQGSAEAEDLVPSPPRKPSFPFQWAWESFTTDGRAPLQPGSASAPGHQALPLPPAAHRHKSRHKSTANFPEAHGFCWKTEAPDLERRQQLRACSCIPMPPGQGGSQEPELPGKSSASGSEAEEAEPEGPGAEEAERALSPGEPPQLPRRGSIVEEEPFAEATDEAEEGEHRVPQRRRASSRRKGRNSGEEAWDESELRSQGSGSGSNNLQGPQRRRPRARELEGPWNLEKLQQELDCGPEKLPWKPSRAAVQASSWSRKAHALGADETFLFANFPNRTFLKRQEATRNQLQAREWRQQAERQQAELRRARERRVQQQVAHCLAAYAPRGSRGPGAAQHKLQELRNSSWRM
- the TSGA10IP gene encoding testis-specific protein 10-interacting protein isoform X9, with protein sequence MGQDTNMLNAHQQLARTASGRPGQDTPQQPPGTATRLLELLSSVPQAEQGILGSSDGVIQGQQQRSQSVEQTAKTDRRLRGRNKKEQGSAEAEDLVPSPPRKPSFPFQWAWESFTTDGRAPLQPGSASAPGHQALPLPPAAHRHKSRHKSTANFPEAHGFCWKTEAPDLERRQQLRACSCIPMPPGQGGSQEPELPGKSSASGSEAEEAEPEGPGAEEAERALSPGEPPQLPRRGSIVEEEPFAEATDEAEEGEHRVPQRRRASSRRKGRNSGEEAWDESELRSQGSGSGSNNLQGPQRRRPRARELEGPWNLEKLQQELDCGPEKLPWKPSRAAVQASSWSRKAHALGADETFLFANFPNRTFLKRQEATRNQLQAREWRQQAERQQAELRRARERRVQQQVAHCLAAYAPRGSRGPGAAQHKLQELR